A single region of the Nicotiana sylvestris chromosome 6, ASM39365v2, whole genome shotgun sequence genome encodes:
- the LOC138871745 gene encoding uncharacterized protein yields MGDKGYLTELFSKKGKQAYMKNRQEPPKPPSPKRTVDVISGGKDINGMTYTTANKISKVTITQGKRVRHVLEKESITFDDADTDDVLSSHDNALVISLFVHDTNVKRLLTDQGSSVNIILLRVLREMQAKDKLIPKAHTLSGFDNSSVMTKGEVILTIFAKGVVKDTKFQVVDM; encoded by the exons ATGGGTGACAAG ggttatctcaccgagttattcagtaagaaaggtaagcaagcatacatgaagaataggcaggagccccctaaaccaccttctcccaaaaggaccgTCGACGTTATAAGTGGAGGTAAAGACATCAATGGTATGACGTACACAACAGCCAATAAAAtttccaaagtcacaattacccaaGGCAAACGGGTGCGACATGTCTTAGAGAAAGAAAGCATTACGTTTGATGATGCAGATACGGATGACGTATTATCTTCTCATGataatgcactggtaatatctctatttgtacatgatactaatgtaaaacgactTTTGACTGATCAAGGTAGTTCTGTGAACATTATTCTactaagagtattacgtgagatgcaagccaaagataaattaataccaaaggcgcatactctatctggattcgaTAATTCCAGTGTCATGACGAAAGGAGAGGTAATACTTACTATATTCGCAaaaggagttgtcaaagatacaaagtttcaagtaGTAGATATGTAG
- the LOC138871746 gene encoding uncharacterized protein — protein MQLEAEKELQVFNGSNPGIWTLFTDGSSNVKGAGLGIVSVPPTGETIRQAIKCRSITNNEAGYEAVIAGLELARELGINQIVIKSDSQLVANQMLGTYTTMEARMQQYLEKVRDLIRQFQTWNVMQISRDENVEANTLANLAYTSDVASNENASVILLFHLVLDPDKNEVNFNNLNWYWRNEIVVFLQYGTVPEDKKKAHALWKNAARYCLKQGNLYRKMFGGPLARCLGPSQMEYVMREIHEGHCENHTGGRSLVRTMIRAGYYWTKMEEEAKILWLNVTNAKVEIGEPSTRFTQASEKSNNEEIRINLDLLEGKREAALIKMAAQKHAANAGKLSPTWEGPYRIHDIAGKGAYELETMDGKILPSHWNVIHLKRYYF, from the exons ATGCAAttggaagcagaaaaagaattgcaaGTGTTCAACGGCTCTAATCCGGGAATTTGGaccttattcactgatggttcttCTAATGTGAAAGGTGCAGGCTTGGGAATTGTTtcggtaccacctacgggtgaaaccattcgacaagccattaaatgtcgttctataactaacaatgaagcagggtatgaagctgtaattgcaggtttagaactggcacgggaACTCGGCATTAATCAGATTGTAATCAAAAGTGATTCGCAGCTAGTGGCTaaccaaatgctggggacttatacaaccATGGAAGCACGAATGCAACAATATTTAGAGAAGGTACGCGATCTGATCAGGCAATTCCAAACCTGGAATGTTATGCAAATATCAAGAGATGAAAATGTCGAGGCGAACACCCTAGCCAATCTCGCATATACATCAgacgtggcaagcaatgaaaatgcttccgtaattcttttgtttcatttagtgctcgatccagacaaaaatgaggtaaattttaataacttaaactggtattggaggaacgagattgttgttTTTTTGCAATATGGAACCGTCCCTGAAGACAAGAAAAAAGCTCACGCGCTTTGGAAAAAcgctgctcgatattgtttaaagcaaggcaatctttatcgaaaaatgttcggtggacCCTTAGCAAGGTGCCTCGGGCCTTCACAGATGGAATATGTAATGAGAGAgatacacgaggggcattgtgaAAATCACACCGGaggaagatcactggtaagaaccatgattagggcaggttattactggactaaaatggaagaagaagcgaaaattttgtggctaaatgtgacaaatgccaaag ttgagataggagagccaagTACAAGATTTACACAAGCGTCAGAAAAGTCTAATAATGAAGAAATACGCATAAATCTTGatctacttgaaggaaaaagggaagcTGCACTGATAaaaatggcagcacaaaagcat GCAGCTAATgcagggaaattaagtccaacatgggaaggaccctataggattcatgatattgcaggtaaaggagcatacgagctggaaacaatggatggcaagatactaccttcacattggaatgttattcacctgaagagatactatttctaa